In the genome of Gemmatimonas sp. UBA7669, the window CTGCGTATGTTTAGAGACTGGCCCGTCCGCCTACCCGAGCTTGCCATCATGCGTCGCATATCCTCCCTGCTGTCTCTCGCCGGCATTGCCGCCCTCGTGGCGGTGAGCTCGGCTTTCGTGCCGCCCACCAAGGGTGCTGCCGCAAAGGGCGCTGCCCGTGTGCCGGCCACTGTGCCCGGGCCGCGCATCACGGCGTTGCCCGTCACGGGCGTGGCTGCCGAGGAAGCCGTCAACATCGACTGGCGCGTGCTGGCTGGTCTCGACTACTCCAACGGCAAGGCCACGGACACGCTCAAGAAGCTCGACGGCAAGTTGGTGCGCATCCCCGGCTTTGTGGTGCCGCTCGATGACTTCCAGGAGGAAGGCGCCGAGTTCCTGCTGGTGCCCTACTACGGCGCCTGCGTGCACACGCCGCCGCCGCCGCCCAACCAGATCGTGATGGTGGAGATGACGGGCAAGAAGGCCATCAAGCTCAACCTCTTCGATGCGGTGTGGATGTCGGGCCGTCTCAAGATCAATTCGGTGGAGAGCCCTTACGGCACGGTGGGCTACCAGCTCGAAGGCCTGAAGGTCGAACCCTACTCGGCGAAATGAGTACGGCGACGGCGCCCGCCGTCGCCCTTTCTGACGTGCGCTTCGCCTACAAGGCGGGGCGCGACGTCCTGGCGATTGAGCGGCTGACCATCGCCCGCGGTGAGACGGTGTTTTTGCATGGGCCGAGCGGCAGTGGCAAGACCACGCTGCTCGGCCTTCTTGCAGGAGTGCTGCAGGCCAATCGCGGGCAGGTCCAGGTGCTGGGTGAGGATTTCACACGCATGTCGAGTGGCGCCCGCGACGCGTTTCGCGCGCGGCATCTGGGTTACGTGTTCCAGATGTTCAATCTCATCCCGTACTTGTCGGTGAAGGAGAACATCCTGCTGCCCATCCGGCTCGATGCCGGACGGCGCGCGCGACTGGGCACTCAGTCCTTCGACGCGGCTGTGCGCGAGGTGGCCGGTGAGCTGGATATTGCGCGCTATCTCGACACGCCCATTGGCGAGCTGAGTGTGGGTCAGCAGCAGCGCGTCGCGGCGGCGCGGGCGCTCATCGGACACCCCGAAGTGGTGATTGCCGACGAGCCTACGAGTGCGCTCGATACCGACCGGCGTGAGCAGTTTCTGCAACTGCTCTTCCGTTCGTGTGAGAAGGCGCAGGCCACACTGGTGTTCGTGAGCCACGATCACACGCTCATGCCGCTGTTCTCGCGCATCGTGGAGCTCGGCGAGATCAACACGGCAGCCACGGTGGGGAGCGGCGCATGAGTCTCATTCTGCGTCTGGCGTTGGCTTCGCTCAAGAGCCGCAAGCTCACCACCGGACTGACAGTGGCGTCCATTGCGCTCAGCGTGACGCTGCTGGTGGGCATTGAGACCGTGCGCGCCGGTGTGCGCGAGAGTTTTGCCGGCACCATTCGTGGTGTCGATCTCATCGTGGGCGCGCGCGGTGGCACGCTGCAGATTCTACTGAGTTCCGTGTTTGGCATCGGGTCGCCGGCGGGCAGTGTGAAGCTGTCCACCATGCAGCGCTGGGCCGAACATCCGGCAGTGAAGTGGGTGGTGCCGTACTCGTTGGGTGACAGTCATCGTGGGTTCCGCGTGATTGGCACCACGCCCGAGTTCTTCGAGCGCTACCGCTATCGGCAGAATGCATCGCTGACGTTCACGGCCGGCGGACCGGCGGTGGGTGACACGGACGTCGTGATCGGCTACGACGTGGCGCAGCGCCTTGGCTATGCAGTGGGCACGCCCGTGGTGGTCGTACATGGACTGCAGGACATCGGGACGTCCAGCCATGAAGCGCATCCCTTCAAGGTCGTCGGCATTCTCGCGCGTACGTTCACGCCCATCGATCGCAGTGTCTACGTGACGCTGGAGGGGATCGAGGCGATGCACGAGGAGGGTGAACAGCAAACGGCGGCAGCCGGGACGGCAGAAGCCATTGAGCCGGGAGCCAAGGGGGCAGGAGCCGAGGGGGCAGGAGCCGAGGGGGCAGGAGCAAAGGGCGGAGAAACGGTAGCGGCGACGTCGGCAAAGACACCGGCGTCAACGGTGATGCCGGGCGCAGAACCGCCGCCGGGCACGCCCATGGTCATGCCGGGTGCGGAGCCACCGCCGGGCACGCCCATGGTCATGCCGGGGGCGCAGCCGCCAGCGGGTACGCCGCTCGTAATGCCGGGGGCGGAGGCGCCGCCTGAGGTCAGGCAGGCGCCGCGTCCTGCGCCCAAGCCGAAGCCAGTGGCAGCCGACACCGCCAAGGAAGAGCACGACCACGGCGATGATCAGATCACCGCATTCTTTGTCGGCACCAAGAACCGTTTCGAAGCGCTGATGCTGCAACGCGAGATGAACACCGATCTCGTCGAGCCGCTCACCGCGCTCATCCCCGGTGTCGCGCTTGGGGAGCTCTGGCAGAACATCGGCAACGCCGAGGTGGGCCTGCGCATCATCGCGATGTTCGCGGTGGCCATCAGCATCACTGGCATGCTGGTGTCGCTCTACTCGTCGCTCGAGGCACGCCGCCGGGAGATGGCCATTCTGCGAGCCATCGGTGCGGGCCCGCGCACCATTCTTTCGCTGCTGGTGCTCGAGAGCACGCTGCTGGCCTTCCTCGGCTGCGTGATTGGTGTGGCCCTCGTGTACGCCGGCCTCGCGCTGGCGCAGGGGCCCGTTGAGCAGCGCTTCGGTCTGCATCTCGCGCTGCGCGCGCTGGGCAGCACCGAGTACCTCTACCTCGGTATCGTCATGGGCGCGGGCATGCTCATTGGCTTCGTGCCGGCGTGGAAGGCCTACCGCACCTCGCTCGTCGACGGACTCTCGCCGCGGCAGTGACGCGCGACAGCGCGGCGAGGATGATCCAGGTCATGTGCCATCGGTTCACTTGCTAGTTGATCCACCGTAGTCGTCCCATCCACCCAACGCTCCCCATGAACAAGTCGCTTGCCACGCTGCTGGCACTCACCGCGCTCTCGTCACCGCTCGCTGCGCAGCCGCGCCGAGGCGGACCGCCGGTGCAGCCCAATCCGCAGGCCCTGCCCATGAATCCCCTCCCGGACTACGTGCGCAAGGATGCGCCCACCAATCCGGCGATCCTCAAGATCTGGGAAGAGGGCATGCAGCGTTCGCAGGCGGCAAAGTTTGCGCAGCAGCTCATGGACTCGGTCGGCCCGCGTCTCACTGGCTCGCCGGGCATGAATCGCGGACAGGACTGGCTGTTGGCCACGTACAAGCAGCTCGGCGTGACCGCGCGAAAGGAGCGCTACGGCACCTGGAACTCGTGGGGACGTGGCGCCGCGTTTGCGCAACTCACCGCGCCGCGCGTCAAGCCGCTCGAAGCCACCATGCTCTCGTGGAGCGGCAACACCGGCGGCAAGTGGGTGGAGGGCGAGGTTATCACGCTGCAGCCCTACAGCTCGCCGGAGGAGTTCAAGGCCTGGCTGCCCACGGTGAAGGGCAAGATTGTACTGGCCAGCGCGCCTCGTCTCACCTGCCGCATGCCGCAGCAGGTCGCAGAGTTTGCCACGCCCGCCTCGGCCGCCGCCCTCGATACGGTGCAGCGTGATCTTGACGCCACCTATCGGGGTCTGACGCAGCGCGTGCCCACGTTCTACGCCGATGTGAAGGCGGCCGGTGCACTCGCGGTGTTCGAATCGTACTGGTCCAACTATCCCGGCATCGACAAGATCTTCGGTTCGCCGCGCAACAGCGCACTGCCCACCTTCGATATCGGGTGCGAAGACTACGGCATGCTGTTCCGCCTTGCGCAGAACAAGCAGGGTCCCAAGGTCAAGCTCACGGCCGAGTCGGAGTTCCTCGGCGAGCAGCCGGTGTTCAACGTGATCGCCGAGATCAAGGGCTCGGCCAAGCCCGATGAGTACGTGGTGCTCTCGGCGCACTTCGACAGCTGGGAAGGCCACAGCGGCGCCACCGACAACGGCACGGGCACCGTGACCATGCTCGAGGCGCTTCGCATTCTCAAGACGGTGCTGCCGAATCCGTCACGCACGATTCTCGTGGGCCACTGGAGTGGCGAAGAGCAGGGCCTCAACGGCTCGGGCGCCTTCGCGGCCGATCATCCGGAAGTGGTGAAGGGGCTGCAGTTCCTCTTCAATCAGGACAATGGCACGGGCCGCGTGGTGAACACGGGGCCGAGCATTCTGCCGGAGAACGGCCCGCGCCTCGCGCAGTACATGGCGGAGATGCCGTCGCAGCTCACGCAGTATCTGCGGCTGTCGGGCCCGAGTGGGGTGGGCGGTGGCTCCGATCACGCCAGCTTCCTCTGCCACGGAGCGCCGGCCGCCAGTCTCGGTGCGCTGTCCTGGGACTACAGTCTCACCACCTGGCACACCAATCGCGATTCGTTCGACAAGGTCATGCAGGATGACCTCAAGCACAACGCGACGCTGACCGCAATGTTCGCGTACCTGGCCAGCGAAGATCCGCAGCCCAGCTCGCGCACGCTGCTCAATCCGCTGCCGCCGAGCGCGCCGAACGGTCCGCCGATTTCGATTCCCAACTGCGGGCGGCCGCAGCGCGAGTCGGCGGGGTACCGGCGGTAACGGGAAAACCCAAAACTCACAACTTCAACTCAAAGCTCAAAGCTGACCTAATCTGGCGGCGCTGATATGCGCGCCGCAGGCATCCGTCAGCTTTGAGCTTTGAGTTCAAGTTTTGAGTTTTGGGTTTGTTCTACTTCCCCGTCAGCATCCCCAGCGCCGCCCTCACAATCGCGCTCACCTCGCGTGCGCTGCCGGCCTCCATGACCGCGCGCACCGCACGGTCGGCCTCGGCCTGATTGTAGCCCAGCGCCACCAGTGCGCGCACACTGTCATCGCTGACGGCTGACCCGCCGCCCACGCCACCCGCCTGTGTCGGCGCCGAGCCGATGCTGTCCATCTTGTCGGCCAGGTCGAGAATGATCTGCTCGGCCTTCTTGCGGCCCACGCGCGGCACACGCATGAGCGTCGTGATGTCCTTGTCGCGCAGCGCACGCACCACACGATCCGGCGTGAGGGCCGAGAGAATGCCGAGTGCCAGCGCCGGCCCCACGCCCTTGGCCACCAGCAGCTTCTGAAACACCGCCCGCTCGTAGGGCTGCAGAAAGCCGTAGAGGTGCCAGGCATCTTCGCGCACGACCAGGTGGGTGTGCAGCGTGATGGGGCCGTTGTCGCGCGGCAAGGCTTCGAACACCCCGAGCGGAATGAGACACTCGTAGGCCACGCCGCCCGCGGTGAGCAGTTCCACGCGTTCGAGCTCACGGTGAACAATGGTGCCGGTAACCTGGGCAATCATGCGCGACGTTTGGCAGCAAGTGAGGCGAGCGACGGCAGCGTCGGCATCGCGGGGCGGGGAAGCGAGGACTGCAGGCAGGCGCAGAGTGCGGCCGCCACACCATCGGCGGCGTCAGCGGGCTGCGGGGCGGCCTTGAGTTTCAGCAAGCGCGCCACCATGAACTGCACCTGCTCCTTGGTGGCACTGCCGCGGCCGGTGATGGCCTTCTTGATCTCGGCCGGCGGATACTCGTGAATGGTCAGCGCGGCTTGTTGCGCCGCCAGCAGAATCACACCGCGCGCATGCCCGAGCACGATGGTGGTGCGCACATTGCGCGCGTAGAACACATCTTCGATGGCCAGCGTGTCGGGGCGATGCCGTTCAATGACCTCGCGCACGCCCTCGTGAATGTCGTGCAGTCGATTGGGCAGCGGTTCACGCGCCGCGGTGCGCAGCACCCCGCATTCCACCAGGGTTGGTGTGCGCCCGTCGAAGGCCACCACCCCGTAGCCGGTCACGGCGGTGCCCGGGTCGATGCCGAGCACCAACGACGGTCGACCGACCACCGGACGACCGTGGCTCGGCCGACCGGCCACGTGGGTCACGCGCCGGCCATGGCGCTTTCGTCCATCTCGAAGTTGGCGTCGACCTTCTGCACGTCGTCCAGTTCTTCGAGTGCCTCGAGCAGCTTGAGCAGGTTGGTGGCGTTGTCGCCTTCCACCTTCACGGTGTTCTTGGGCACCCACGCCAGTTCCGCGTCGTCGATGGTGTACTTCTTCGACTCGAGCCCTTCCTTCACCGCGTGCAGCGACGCGGGCTCGGTGGTGATCACGAACACCTCGCCTTCGTTCGACACATCATCAGCGCCGGCTTCCAGCGCCGCTTCGATGAGCGCGTCCTCATTCACGCCGTCGGCGGGCACGGTCATCTGCCCCTTGCGGTCGAACATGAAGGCGACCGAGTTGGACGTGCCCATGTTGCCGCCGTTGCGCGAGAGCTTGTGCCGCACATCGGCCACGGTGCGCGTGGGATTGTCGGTGACGGCCTGAATCATGATGGCCACGCCGCCCGGTCCATACGCTTCGTAGAGCACTTCAGTGTAGTCTGCGCCCTCGAGCTCGCCGGTGCCCTTCTTGATGGCGCGCTCGATGTTGTCCTTGGGCATCGAGACCGCCTTGGCGTTGTCGATGGCGGTGCGGAGGCGCGGATTGCCGCCGGGGTCACCGCCGCCAAGCTTGGCGGCCATGGTGATTTCGCGGATGTGACGCGTGAACAGCGAACTCCGCTTCTTGTCGGTCGCGGCCTTCGCCCGCTTGATCGTTTTCCATTTGCTATGGCCAGCCATGCGATCCTCTTGCAGGGGTACGCGCGGAATGTATCAAGGGGGCTGGGGGCAGTGCTACCGCCGTGGCTGTTCCTGCCCGGACTAGCCGTCGAGCACATCCTCGAAGCGCACAAACCGCCCCTCGAAGTACAGATCCACGTAGCCCCGCGCCCCGTCCCGCTGCTTGAGTACCGCCAGTTCCGCCGCGCCGGCCACCCCGAGGTCGGCCTCGTACAGCTCCTCGCGGTAGAGTCCGAGCACGACATCGGCGTGGGCACCCACCGCGTCGCGCATGCCGAAATCCGCCAGTCGAGGCCGTAGGTCGCGCCGTGTGCGATCCAGCGCGCCCAGATGTGTGGTCAGCAGCACGACGACCTGTCGCTTGAGCGCCAGCCGCTTGAACTCGAGCACCGCCTGTGCGAGTGCGTCGTCCAGGCCTCCTGAGCCATGCACAAAACCGCTCAGGGCATCCACCACCACGAGCGCTGTGCCGGGGCTCGCATCGAGCGCCGTGGCCACGTCGTCTACCCGACCGCTGCACACCGTCTCCACCACCGGCACGCGATCACGCAGAGCGAGGGCCGCCGCAGCCAGGCGCACGTGTTCCTCCTCAGACACGGCACCAAGCCGCAGCAAGTCGAGCGGCACCCGGGCCTCGGCGGCCAGGAGGCGTTCGTGAATTCGCGACGGCAACTGCTCGGAGCTCACCAGCAGCGCGCGGCCAAGTCGCCCGGTGGGCCCGAGGGCGGCCCGCTGCGCAATGGCCAGTGCCAGCGCGCTGCAGCCCGCCGCATGATCGCCGCCCAGCACCACGAGATCACCGCGGCGAAATCCGCCGCCCAGCGCCCGGTCCAGCGTCCGAAAGCCGCTCGGGACCAGGTCGTCTGCGAGCTGCAGGCCGGCGTGGGCCGGTGAGGACTCGCCCGCATCCATGCGCGCCGCCAACTGCGACACCAACCGGGTAAGCGGCGAGATGTCGCTGTCGTGCATCACGACACCGCCGCCAGTTGTCGCGCCAGCTTCTCCAGCTCCTGCACCGCCGCCCCGTCGAGATAGGAATTGACGGCGGCAATGAGCGAACGCAGCGCGCCGGCCGTCGCCAGCGGAGAGGTTGCGGTGGCGTCGAGGCAGCGGGCAAAGGGCACCCGGGTGGGCGCCGGCAGCGCAAGGGAGGCCAGCCAAACCTTGGCCGCCGCCGCACGCGTGGCACGATCGGCCGGTGCCAGGCCTTCGTCGGGTAACACACCCTGCGCCAGCCTGGCCACCAGCAGCGCGGCCAGGGCCACCTCGCGCCCGCCGCCGAGCGGCAGGCGGCCCGTCAGCGATGCCAGTGCGGGCAGGGGAAAACGCAGGGAATCGAGAGCGTAGGGGAGTCGTTGCACGGCACAAACCTACCACGCCGTGGTAACTTTCGGGATGAAGACGATTCTGTGGGTGGACGACGAGGCGGAGCTGCTCGAGCCGCATCGCCTCTTGCTGGGAGACAAGGGCTACGAGGTGCAAACGGCCACCAACGCCGATGACGCCCTCGAATTGCTCCGTCGCCACCCCTTCGATCTGGTCCTGCTGGACGAGCAGATGCCCGGTACCCGCGGGCTTGATGCCTACAAGGACATCCGCGAACTCGCGCCGGCTCTGCCCGTGGTCATGGTCACCAAGAGCGAAGAGGACGCGACGCTCAAGGAAGCCATCGGTGCCAACATCCGCGACTATCTCGTCAAACCGGTGACGCCGCGGCAGGTGCTGTCGGTCATCACCAAGATTCTCGACGGCCCGCTCATCCGCTCGCAGGCATTGGCTCGTGCCTTCGTGGAGCGCTTCCGCGCCATTGAGACCGAGCGCTATGCGGGGCTCGACTGGCGTGGCTGGATCGAGCGCTTCTCCGAACTCATGCAGTGGGACGTGGACCTCGCGGAAGCGGGAGAGCTGGGCCTGCACGAGTCGCTGCGTGGCCTCTATCCCGACATGCACCGCGAGTTCGCGACCTACATGCGCAGCGAGTATCCGCGCTGGCTGCGCGACGAGGAAGGCGATCGGCCGCCGCTCTCGGTGGACGTGTTCGGCGAGTTCGTGCTGCCGGTACTCTCGCGCGATCGCAAGGTCATCTTCGTCATCATCGATTGCCTGCGCCTCGATCAGTGGCGCGTGCTCGAGCCGCTGCTGGCGCCGTGGTTCGAGGTGGAGACCTCGCACTACTTCTCCATTCTGCCCACGGCCACACCCTACGCACGTAACGCGCTGTTCTCCGGCCTCTTCCCGGGCGAGATTGCCGCGCGCCATCCCGACTGGTGGGGTGAGCGAGACGACGAGGCGCTCAATGCGCACGAAAAGGACTTGCTGGTGGCGCAGCTGGCCGCACTGCAACATCCGGTGCCGGTGCGCTATCAGAAGCTCACGTCGGCCTCCGACAGCGACGACCTCGAACGGCATCTGCCGGCGGCCATTGCCGGCGACGGCGTGCATGCCTTCGTGTTCAACTTCGTCGACATGCTCACGCACGGCCGCTCGGAGTCGATGATTCTCTTCGAGGTGGCGCGTGACGAGATCGCGCTGCGTGCGCTCACGCGGCAGTGGTTCGAACGCTCGGCGCTCTTCTCGCTCCTCAAGGAAGCATCGCGTCGCAACGTTGCGGTGGTCGTGACCAGCGATCACGGTGCGCTGCACTGCAACACGCCGGCCACAGTGTTTGCCAAGCGCGACGCCACGGCCAACCTGCGCTACAAATTCGGCGAAGACATCCGTGCCGAGCGCCCCGAGCAGGCGCTGTTGTTCAGCAATCCCGACGACCTGCGTCTGCCGCATCGCTCGCCGGGCACCAACACGCTGCTGGCTGCCGGCGACACGTTCTTTGTGTATCCCACCAAGCTGCGCGAGTATCAGGGCCGGTACCGCGGGTCCTTCCTGCATGGCGGCGTGTCACCGGAGGAATGCATCCTGCCGGTGTCCCTGCTCACGCCCAAGCGCTGAGGCGACGTGAGTACTGGTACCTATCGCACGCCCGCATCGCAGCTCTGGCGCCGTCTCTGGCGTTTTGTCGGACCACACAAGGGCAAGCTGGTGGCCGTGGTGCTGCTCAATGCGGCCGCGGCCTTTGCCGATGTGTTCTCGTTCACGCTGCTCATTCCGTTTCTGAATGCGTTGTTCGAGGCCGACTCGCTCTTGCCGGCGACGGGCACGGTTGGCCGAGTCCTTGATGCCACGATCGGCTTCCTTCTGGACGAGCAGGATCGCAAGGGCTCACTGCTCCGCGTCATGGGCATTGTCATTGCCGCCGTCACACTCAAGAACACACTCATCTGGTTGAGTGGGCAGGTGGGTGTGAAGCTGCAGGAGTTCGTCGTGCGCGATCTGCGCGACGCGTTGTATGCGCACTTGCTGCGGCTGCCGCTGCCGTGGTTCACGCGCAACAAGGTGGGGCAGATCATCGCTCGCGTGCTCAATGACACGGCCAGCGCCAAGACCGTCGTTACTGAACTGGTAACGCGGTCACTGTGGAGTTTCGCACAGGTAGTAGCCACGCTGGTCGCGATGTTCACGCTCTCGTGGCAACTCTCGATTGCGGCTCTGGTCATTGCACCGATAACAGTTGGCGCCATTCAGCCCGTGCTCCGCAAGCTTCGCAAGGGCTATCGCCGTCTCGGGAACGAACAGGGCGAGATGACGAGTCTTGTGCAGGAAGTGGTGAGTGGGGTGCGGCTGGTGAAGTCGTATCGTGCCGAGGCGCGCGAAGAAGCCAAGTTCACCGAGCGCAACGGCGCCTTTGCCAAGGGCTTTGTGCGGGTGGGGCGGCTCGCGTTGCTGTCGGGCCCGGTCACCGAAACACTCGGGACCTTCACCGCGGTGGCCATTCTCTGGTATGGCGCGCAGTTGGTGGATCAGAAGGCCATGGTTGGCGCCGAGCTGCTGGTGTTCCTCATCCAGGTCATGCGTCTGCTGCAGCCGCTCAAGCAGCTCTCGCAGGCGCCTGCCGCGGCGCAGCAGTCTCTCGCCAGCGCCGAGCGCATCTTCGAGGTGCTCGACGCGGAAACCGAGACTGCCCGCGATCGTGGCACGCGCCATACGGCCACGTTCAACGACAGCATCGCCTTCGAGAACGTCAGCTTTGCCTATGAGTCCGATCGCTACGCGCTGCAGGACGTCACCTTCACCGCCCGAAAGGGCGAGGTGGTGGCGCTCGTGGGGGCGAGTGGCGCGGGGAAGAGTACGCTGGTGGACTTGCTGCCGCGCTTCATCGACCCGACGGGTGGCGTCATTCGCCTCGATGGGGTGGACCTGCGCGACATCCGTCTCGATGCGCTGCGCGCACTGACCGGCATTGTCAGTCAGGACACGGTGCTGTTCAACGACACCGTGCGCGCCAACGTGGCCTTCGGGCGGCCGGACGCGACTCAGGCGCAACTCGAAGCGGCGGCACGCGCCGCCAATGCACTCTCGTTCATCGAGGCCATGCCGGAGGGATGGGACACCAACCTGGGCGAACGCGGCACGCGTCTCTCCGGCGGCCAGCGTCAGCGTCTGGCCATTGCCCGCGCGCTGCTCAGTGACCCGCCGCTGCTCATTCTCGACGAGGCCACCAGCGCACTCGACGTGGAAAGTGAGCGTCTCGTGCAGGAGGCCATTGATCGCCTGCTCGAAGGCCGCACGGTATTTGTCATCGCGCATCGACTGGCCACCATTCAGCACGCCAACCGCATTCTCGTGTTTGATGCCGGGCGTCTGGTGGAGCAGGGCACACACGGGGAACTGATCGCACAGGGCGGAGCCTACGCGCGCCTGCACGCGCTGCAGTTTGACCGGAGCGCCGAGCGCGCCGTCGACCGGGCGGACGACGTGGCCGTCGCCACGACGGCCTGAGTCATGCGGGTGCTGGGACTCAGCACCGACCCGCGCTGGGGCGCGCACGCCCGCATTCTCGGCACCTGGCTGCAGGCACTCGCCGCCGAGGGCGACGTGGTGGCCCTGGCCTGCGTGCCCGGATCGGCGATGGCCCGCGGTGCGCGCGCTGAATGGCCGCGGCTTTCCCTGCGCGATGTTCGGGCCGACGGGTGGTGGCGGCGCACGCAGAGTGTGCGCGAGGTGGTACAGGCGCTGCGACCTGATGCCGTGCTGGTGTGCAGCGGCGATGATGCGGCCGCCGCGGCCTTGGCCATGGGGACACGCGGTCCGGTGGTGTGGCGTGAATCTGCGGCTTCGCGCACAGAACGCGCGGGATGGCGCCAGCGCGCGGCACTGGTCCGTGGCACGGTACGGCGCATGGAGGCCGGCCAGCATACGGTATACTGGCCACCGCCAGATGCGGAGGATACCGCTTCTGCGACTGGCGTGTTGCGGCTGACACCGACCGGCCCCGTGCGCGCCGACGTGTTCTCAGCGGCGCCTCTGCCAACGGCGCCTCTGCCAACGGCGCCTCTGCCAACGGCGCCTCTGCCAGCGGTATCATCGCCCGTCGCCTCGCCGAGCGTGACATTGCTGCTTCCCCCAAAGCTCGATGACGAGGGCCGGCATGCATTGCGTGTCGTCGGGGCTTTGCATGAGCGCCAACCGTCATTGCAGCTGACGCTGGTGGCCGAGGGCGGGGAGCGTGGCAAGGCGCCCTCGTTGCAGGATGCCAGGATCCATGCGGCCGCTCTGGGCATGGCCGGCGCGCTGTGTGTACAGTCGCTCGACGAGTGGATCGCGGCCTCACCGCGCGGCGAGGATGTGTTGTGGGTGGTGGACGGCGGCGATGCCGGCACGCTGGCCTTGCTGGATGCCATGCACCGCGCCACGCCGGTCGTCGTGCCGAGCAAACATCAGCAGGCCGATCTGGTACTGCCGGGTGTCACGGGACTGCACGCGCCTCCAGTCGGTCATCAGGTCTCGCCAATGGACGACGGCGCCCAGTTGCTGTCTGATCTGGCGCGCGTGCTGGGCGACGCCGAGTGGCGGCGCGGTATGGGGGCGGCCGCCCAGCGACACGTCCACCGCGTTCGTGCACCGCGTGCCATACTTCACGGGTTGCGCGTGATGCTCGACCCGACTTCCTCTCCGCTCTCATGACTCCCAGTCTTCTGCAGCTGCGCGCCCGCGAATACGGGTGGATGGACAACGACGCGTCCATGTATCTGAACGCCGCCTCCGTGGGCCCCCTGCCGGCTGCCGCAGTGGCCGCGGCCAACGAATGGTCGGCCCTCCGGCAGCAGCCGCATCACATCTCGGTGCCGCGCATGCAGGACGCCGCGGCCACGGCGCGCGCGCAGTTTGCCGCGCTCATCGGTGCGCGTGCCGAGGAAATCGCGCTCATGCCCAACACCACTTACGGGCTCAATCTCGCCGCTCGAGCGTTGCCACTCAGGCCGGGCAGCATACTCACGTTCGATGGTGAGTTTCCGAGTTGTGTGTATCCGTTTCAGGCCCTGGGTTCGCGCGGCATTTCGCTCGATCTCATTCCGCGCACGAACGGTCTGCCGGATGAAGACGCGTTGGTCGCCGCCATTGAGCAGCGCAGCGACGTGGTGGCCGTGGTGGTGAGCTGGGTGCAGTTTGCCACGGGTTATGTGGCCGATCTCGCGCGCATCGGCGCGGCCTGTCGCGCCAAGGGTGTGTTTTTCATCGTGGATGGCATCCAGGGCTGCGGCGTGCGACCCATCGACGTGCACGCGCTGCCCATTGATGTGTTCGCGAGCGGCGCGCAGAAGTGGCAGCTCTCACCCTGGGGGACGGGTTTCGTGTACGTGCGGCCCGACCTCATCACCAGCCTCGAGCCGCACGATGTGGGCTGGGCCTGCATGAAGAGCAGCACGGACTACACGCGTCTCACGGACTACGAGTTCGACTTCTTCGACGACGCGCGACGCTTCGAGGTGGTGACCATTGCCTACCACGACTTTGCGGTGGCCAATGCGGCCACGGCCCTGTTGCTCGAAGCAGGCGTGGCACAGGTGGCGCAGCACCTCACGCAGCTCGGCGACATGGTGGTGGACTGGGCCCAGAGCCGCCGCGACGTGACGCTGGTAACGCCGGCCGAGCCCGCCCGCCGCGCGGGCGTGCTCTCATTCACGCCCACTGACCTGGACGGCATGCATGCCCGGCTGCGTGAGGGCGGCGTGGTGCATACGGTGCGAGAGGGTGCAATCCGGCTGTCGCCGCATATGTACAACACCGCCGACGAAATCAGCC includes:
- a CDS encoding ABC transporter ATP-binding protein, producing the protein MSTATAPAVALSDVRFAYKAGRDVLAIERLTIARGETVFLHGPSGSGKTTLLGLLAGVLQANRGQVQVLGEDFTRMSSGARDAFRARHLGYVFQMFNLIPYLSVKENILLPIRLDAGRRARLGTQSFDAAVREVAGELDIARYLDTPIGELSVGQQQRVAAARALIGHPEVVIADEPTSALDTDRREQFLQLLFRSCEKAQATLVFVSHDHTLMPLFSRIVELGEINTAATVGSGA
- a CDS encoding ABC transporter permease, whose product is MSLILRLALASLKSRKLTTGLTVASIALSVTLLVGIETVRAGVRESFAGTIRGVDLIVGARGGTLQILLSSVFGIGSPAGSVKLSTMQRWAEHPAVKWVVPYSLGDSHRGFRVIGTTPEFFERYRYRQNASLTFTAGGPAVGDTDVVIGYDVAQRLGYAVGTPVVVVHGLQDIGTSSHEAHPFKVVGILARTFTPIDRSVYVTLEGIEAMHEEGEQQTAAAGTAEAIEPGAKGAGAEGAGAEGAGAKGGETVAATSAKTPASTVMPGAEPPPGTPMVMPGAEPPPGTPMVMPGAQPPAGTPLVMPGAEAPPEVRQAPRPAPKPKPVAADTAKEEHDHGDDQITAFFVGTKNRFEALMLQREMNTDLVEPLTALIPGVALGELWQNIGNAEVGLRIIAMFAVAISITGMLVSLYSSLEARRREMAILRAIGAGPRTILSLLVLESTLLAFLGCVIGVALVYAGLALAQGPVEQRFGLHLALRALGSTEYLYLGIVMGAGMLIGFVPAWKAYRTSLVDGLSPRQ
- the ruvA gene encoding Holliday junction branch migration protein RuvA gives rise to the protein MIAQVTGTIVHRELERVELLTAGGVAYECLIPLGVFEALPRDNGPITLHTHLVVREDAWHLYGFLQPYERAVFQKLLVAKGVGPALALGILSALTPDRVVRALRDKDITTLMRVPRVGRKKAEQIILDLADKMDSIGSAPTQAGGVGGGSAVSDDSVRALVALGYNQAEADRAVRAVMEAGSAREVSAIVRAALGMLTGK
- a CDS encoding M28 family peptidase: MNKSLATLLALTALSSPLAAQPRRGGPPVQPNPQALPMNPLPDYVRKDAPTNPAILKIWEEGMQRSQAAKFAQQLMDSVGPRLTGSPGMNRGQDWLLATYKQLGVTARKERYGTWNSWGRGAAFAQLTAPRVKPLEATMLSWSGNTGGKWVEGEVITLQPYSSPEEFKAWLPTVKGKIVLASAPRLTCRMPQQVAEFATPASAAALDTVQRDLDATYRGLTQRVPTFYADVKAAGALAVFESYWSNYPGIDKIFGSPRNSALPTFDIGCEDYGMLFRLAQNKQGPKVKLTAESEFLGEQPVFNVIAEIKGSAKPDEYVVLSAHFDSWEGHSGATDNGTGTVTMLEALRILKTVLPNPSRTILVGHWSGEEQGLNGSGAFAADHPEVVKGLQFLFNQDNGTGRVVNTGPSILPENGPRLAQYMAEMPSQLTQYLRLSGPSGVGGGSDHASFLCHGAPAASLGALSWDYSLTTWHTNRDSFDKVMQDDLKHNATLTAMFAYLASEDPQPSSRTLLNPLPPSAPNGPPISIPNCGRPQRESAGYRR
- the ruvC gene encoding crossover junction endodeoxyribonuclease RuvC codes for the protein MTHVAGRPSHGRPVVGRPSLVLGIDPGTAVTGYGVVAFDGRTPTLVECGVLRTAAREPLPNRLHDIHEGVREVIERHRPDTLAIEDVFYARNVRTTIVLGHARGVILLAAQQAALTIHEYPPAEIKKAITGRGSATKEQVQFMVARLLKLKAAPQPADAADGVAAALCACLQSSLPRPAMPTLPSLASLAAKRRA
- a CDS encoding DUF3299 domain-containing protein, whose protein sequence is MRRISSLLSLAGIAALVAVSSAFVPPTKGAAAKGAARVPATVPGPRITALPVTGVAAEEAVNIDWRVLAGLDYSNGKATDTLKKLDGKLVRIPGFVVPLDDFQEEGAEFLLVPYYGACVHTPPPPPNQIVMVEMTGKKAIKLNLFDAVWMSGRLKINSVESPYGTVGYQLEGLKVEPYSAK